The Achromobacter spanius genome includes the window AGGTCAAGCTGCTGGCCGAGGCGCTGGACGAATTCGGCGCGCTGTACACGACGCATCTGCGCTCGGAATTCGCGGCCATTCTTGACGCCATGCAGGAAGCCTTCGACATCGCCCGGCACGCCCGCGTGCCGGTGGTGGTGTCGCACCTGAAATGCGCGGGCGCGGGCAACTGGGGCCGCACGAAGGAAGTGCTGTTCACGCTGGAAAACGCCGGCCGCATGCAGCACGTGGGCTGCGACTGCTATCCCTATTCCGCCAGCTCGTCCACGCTGGACCTGAAGCAGGTCACCGACGAATTCGATATCGACATCACGTGGTCGGTGCCGCATCCCGAGCAGGCCCGCCGCAAGCTGGCCGACATTGCGACCGACTGGGGCGTGTCCTTGATGGACGCCGCGCGCCGGCTGCAACCAGCCGGCGCCGTCTATCACAACATGCACGAGGACGACGTGCGCCGCGTGCTGTCGCATCCGCTGACGATGGTGGGGTCCGACGGCCTGCCCAACGACCCGATGCCGCATCCGCGCTTGTGGGGCGCCTTCCCGCGCGTGCTGGGCCACTACAGCCGCGACGTGGGCTTATTGCCGCTGATCCAGGCCGTGCACAAGATGACGGGCCTGTCCGCCGCCCGCTTCGGCCTGACCGAGCGCGGGCTGGTGCGCGAGGGCTATCACGCCGATCTGGTGCTGTTCAACCCGGACACCGTCATCGACCGCGCCACCTTCGCCGCCCCCGTGCAAACCGCCGCGGGCATCGAGGCCGTGTGGGTCAACGGCGCGCTGTCCTATCGGCACGGGCAATCCACCGGCGAGCGCGCCGGCCGCTGGCTGCCACGCAACGGCGACCTGCGCGCCAGTTTCGCCGCCGCATCGCCCTATTCTTCCGCATCCACCCAAATTTAAGGAGTGCACTCATGAGCAAAGCCCCCACCCCCGACAGCAACGGCATCACCCGCTACGGCGTCGCCGGCGGCACCGGCCAAGGCGGTTCACACATGCCGTTCGCGCGCGCGGTCGCCGCCGACGGCTGGCTGCACGTGTCCGGCCAGGTGCCGATGGAAAACGGGGAAGTGATTGAAGGCGGCACCGTCGCGCAGTGCCACAAGGCGATCCAGCAACTGCTGGCCATTCTGAAGGAAGCCGGCTACGGCCCGGAACACGTCGTGCGTTGCGGCGTATGGCTGGACGACGCGCGCGATTTCCCGTCGTTCAACAAGGTCTTCAAGGAATACTTCGGCGAAAACCCACCCGCCCGCGCCTGCGTGCAATCCAGCCTGATGGTGGACGCCAAGGTGGAAATTGACTGCGTGGCGTATAAGCGGCCGTAAGCGGCTAACGCCGGTGTGTCGAAACTGGGCAACGCCGGCTCGTCGTAGGATGGGTGAAGCGCGGAAGGCAAGGGGCAAGAACCCCGACTTTGAACGCGCGTAACCCATCAAACACCGGCCCAATTCTTCTGGGGGCCGGCCATACCTCCACCTTCGCCTGATGGGTTACGCGCGTTCGACGCCCGGGTTCTTGCGTCCAATCTCCCGCGCTTCACCCATCCTACATTTTCACGATATCCACGCCTTGTGGCGCCGTGAATTGGAATTCCTTGGCGGGTAGCGTGGGGTTGGCGTTGATGGCCGATAGGTCCACGCGCGTGGTCTGGCCGAACGAATCCAACAATTCCACACGCACCGGCAAGTTGTCCTTCATGCCGATATCCACGCGCGAAAAGCCGGCGTCCGCCGTGCGCGGCTTGGCGCGCAGCCAGTCTACGCCGTCCTTGGACGGCAAGGCCGACACATCGAACGACTGCTCAAGCGAGCCCGAACCGAACAGGATCGCGGCGGGCGACGTGCCGATGGCGGCGTCGACCCTGCGTTCAGTAACTTGCGCCAGGTCCGGGTCGAACTGGAACAACACGCGACCGTCGGACACCACCAGTTGCTCATAGGGCTTCTGCACCGCCCACTTGAATTTTCCCGGACGTTGGAACGAGAACACGCCGGTTTGCGCGGGCTGCGTGCGGCCCTGGTTGTTCACCGTGTACTGCGAGAACGAACCCGTGGCCGACGTGACCGTGGCCACAAACGACTTCAACTGCTCTTGCGCGCTGGCGGCAAACGACAGCGCGGGCGCCAGGCTCAGGGCGGCGACAACGGCCAGGCGGCGAAACGTCTTCATCATGCTTCCTCTCGGGCAGCGGCAGCGGCAGCGGGGACCAGGATCTCGCGGTTGCCATTGGACTGCATCGCCGACACCATACCCGATTGCTCCATCTGCTCGAGTAACCGGGCGGCGCGGTTGTAACCAATGCGCAGGTGGCGCTGCACCAGCGAAATCGACGCGCGGCGGTGCTTGAGCACCACTTCGCAGGCTTGGTCGTACATCGGGTCGGACTCCGCGTCGCCGCCGATGCCCGTGACGCTGCTGGCGCCTTCGCCGTTGTCGCCTTCGACGCCGCCTTCCAGCAGCCCTTCGATATAGTTCGGTTCGCCCTGCGCCTTCAGGTTTTCCACCACGCGGTGCACTTCGTCGTCGCTGCAGAACGCACCGTGCACCCGCACCGGCAGGCCGGTGCCCGGCGGCATGTAGAGCATGTCGCCCTGGCCCAGCAGGGTTTCGGCGCCCATCTGGTCAAGAATGGTGCGGGAATCAATCTTGGACGACACCTGGAACGCGATGCGCGTCGGGATGTTGGCCTTGATCAGGCCCGTAATGACGTCCACGCTGGGACGTTGCGTGGCCAGAATCAAGTGAATGCCGGCCGCGCGCGCCTTCTGTGCCAGGCGGGCGATCAGTTCTTCGATCTTCTTGCCCACCACCATCATCAGGTCAGCCAACTCGTCGATCACCACCACGATGGTGGGCAACGGCGCCAGCGGCTCGGGCTGGTCGGGCGTCAGCGAGAACGGATTGGGGATGGGTTCCTCACGCTTGATGGCGTCGCGGATCTTGGTGTTGTAGCCCGCCAGGTTGCGCACGCCCATCTTGCTCATCAGGCGATAGCGCTTTTCCATTTCACCCACGCACCAGTTCAGGGCGTTGGAGGCTTGGCGCATGTCGGTGACAACCGGCGCCAGCAGGTGCGGAATCCCTTCGTAGACGCTCATTTCAAGCATCTTCGGGTCAATCAGGATCAGGCGGGTATGCGACGCATCGGCCTTGTAGAGCAGCGACAGGATCATGGCGTTGATCCCCACCGACTTGCCCGAGCCGGTCGTACCGGCCACCAGCAGGTGGGGCATCTTGGCCAGGTCAGCCACCACGGGGTTGCCCGCGATGTCCTTGCCCAGCGCCATCGTCACCACCGAATGGCTGGCGTGATAGGTCTGCGAACCCAGAATTTCGGACAAACGCACCATCTGGCGGCGCGGGTTCGGCAGTTCCAGGCCCATCAGATTCTTGCCCGGAATGGTTTCCACCACCCGGATGCTGACCAGGCTGAGCGCGCGGGCCAGGTCCTTGGCCAGGTTCACGATCTGGCTGCCCTTGACCCCGGTAGCCGGTTCGATTTCATAGCGCGTGATGACCGGGCCCGCCTGGGCCGCCACCACGGTGACGGACACGCCAAAGTCGGCCAGCTTCTTTTCAATCAGGCGCGACGTGAATTCGATGGTCTCGGCGGAGACGGTTTCCTGGTTGGTAAGCGGCGGATCCAGCAGACTGATGGCGGGAAGGTCGCCCTCGGCACCGCCCGACGGGGCAAAAAACAGCGACTGCTGCTTTTCCTTTTCTACCCGTTCGGACTTCGGCACGACGGTAATGGCGGGTTCGATCCGCACCGGCTGCTCGTGCACCAGCTTTTCCTGCTTGGCCACGACCTGTTCCGTGCGCACGGCCTTGGCCACCTGGCCCACCTTGCGGTCTTCGCGCGCGGCGTAGGAATCGCGAACGCGGCGCACCAGGCCTTCCAGCCATGCGCCCACGCGCTCGGCCACGGCCAGCCACGAAAACGAGAAGAACAGGCTCAGGCCGATCGCCAACATGACCAGGAAGGCCAGCGTGCTGCCGGTAAAGCCGATGCTGCGGCTGATCAGATCGGCCAACATGTGGCCGATGACGCCGCCCGCGCCGCTGGCGGTCTCGGACGCGCCGGGCAGATGCGTGCCGTGGCTGGCCAGGCGCAGGGCTTCCATGCCCAGCGACCCTATCAGCAGCAGGAAAAAGCCGATGCCCTCTTCCCAATGGACACGCGGCAGCACTTCCGGCTGTTTACCATTAGTTACTTTAAGCTGGCTGGCCAAGCGCCGGTAGCCTGCCCGAACCCGGTGCAGCAGCAGGATGACCCACCACCAGGCGGAAAAACCGAACAGATAAAGCAGGATGTCTGCTAAGTAGGCGCCCAGCCGGCCGCCGTGGTTGCGCACGACGTCACCGGGGACAGAGTGCGACCAGCCAGGGTCGGACGCGCTCCAGGTGGCCAGCACCAGGGTGAGCCAGGCCGCCAGGGCGGCAAATAGGATCCAGCGGGCTTCGCGCAGCAACGCGGAGATACGCGTTTGTAGCGGCGAAGGACCGTTGCGGGTGTTGCGCGAGGCGCGCGGGGAAGCAGTCGAGATACGCGGCATGCGGCTCATTATAATTGGGCGTTAACCTAAAGATACCCGCCCATGTCCACGCCCACCCACGCTAAAGTTTTGATACTCGGTTCCGGCCCCGCCGGTTACACGGCGGCCGTCTATGCGGCACGCGCCAACCTCAGCCCCGTCCTGGTGACCGGCCTGGCCCAAGGCGGCCAGTTGATGACCACCACGGACGTCGATAACTGGCCCGCCGACGCGGATGGCGTCCAGGGCCCCGACCTGATGCAGCGTTTCCAGAAGCACGCCGAACGCTTCAACACCGAAATGCTGTTCGACCACATCGCCAAGGTTGATCTGTCCAAGCGCCCCTTCACGCTGACGGGCGACACGGGCAAGATCTACACCTGCGACGCCCTCATCATCGCCACCGGCGCATCGGCCAAATACCTGGGCCTGCCCTCCGAAGAGGCCTTCATGGGCCGCGGCGTGTCCGGCTGCGCCACCTGCGACGGTTTCTTCTACCGCAACCAGGACGTGGTCGTGGTGGGCGGCGGCAACACCGCTGTCGAAGAAGCCCTGTACCTGTCGAACATCTGCCGCAAGGTCACCCTGATCCATCGCCGCGACAAGTTCCGAGCCGAACCCATCCTGGTCGACAAGCTGATGTCCAAGGTCGAGAACGGCAACATGGAACTCAAGCTCTTCCACACCCTGGAAGAAGTGCTGGGCGACAACAGCGGTGTAACCGGCGTGCGCGTACGCCACGTGGACACTGGCGCTACCGAAGACATGCCCGTCACGGGCGCCTTCATCGCCATCGGCCATCAGCCGAATACCGAAATCTTCCAGGGCCAACTGGAAATGAAAGACGGCTACATCGTCACCAAGAGCGGCTTGTCCGGCATGGCCACGATGACGTCCGTTCCGGGCGTGTTCGCCGCCGGCGACGTGCAAGACCATGTCTACCGCCAAGCCATCACCAGCGCCGGCACGGGCTGCATGGCCGCCCTGGACGCGCAACGGTGGTTGGAGAATGCGGGGCAGTAAGGTCGGCCTGGCCGACCTGAAACGCCTGAAGAAAGACCTGCAAGCCGAGCGCGAACGCGAAGCGCTCGCCAAGCGGGTTGCCGTACTGAAGAAGCCTGAAACCGCCCCCATGGACGACATGGCGGCGTTTCAGCGCACCATGAAGTCCGTCACGCCGATCAAGCAGGCCGCCCGGGTGGAACACAAGCCCGTGGCGGAACCCGCGCCCGCGCTGCGCCGGGCCAACGCGCTGGGCGAAACGCCGTCACGCGCCGATATCGGTGTGTCCGACGGTGGCGAAATTACCCATCTGCTTTCCGAAGGCGGCACCGCTTTCGTGCGCAGCGACGCCGCGCCCGACACTGCGCGCAACCTGCGGCGCGGCCAATGGCGCGCGGGCGCCGAACTGGACCTGCACGGCTTGCGCGTGGAGCAGGCGCGCCATGCGCTGCTGTCGTTCCTGGATGAATGCCAGGATCACGGCATCCGCTGCGTGCGTATCGTGCACGGCAAGGGCTATGGCTCGGAAGGCCTGGAACCCGTGCTGAAAGACAAGGCGCGCACCTGGCTGGTGCAGAAGAGCGAGGTGCTGGCGTTTTCCGAAGCGCCCGAACGCGAAGGCGGCGCCGGTGCGCTGCTGGTGCTGCTGCGGCAATCCGAAGGACAGCGCAAATGAAATGGCTATACCTGGGCGTGGCGATCATTGCCGAGATCTTCGCCACCAGCGCCCTGAAGGGCTCCGAAGGCTTCACCCGCCTGGTGCCGTCCATCATCACCGTGTTCGGCTACCTGATCTCGTTCTACTTCCTGTCGCTGACGCTGCGCGAGATCCCGGTCGGCATTGCCTACGCCATCTGGTCGGGCGTGGGCATCGTGCTGATCTCCATCGTGGGCGCGGTGTTGTTCAAGCAGCATCTGGACACGCCCGCGCTGATCGGCATCGGCCTCATCATCGCCGGCGTGGTGGTGATGAACGTGTTTTCGAAATCGGTCTCGCATTGACCGCGCGCACCGGGCGGTTTGGGTGGCCCGCGTCGTGGCGCAGGCAGGCGGCCTGGCTTTGCCTGGCTTGCCTGGCCGGGCTGGCTTGCCTGGGCTACCTGCCGGCCGCCAACGCCGCCGCCGACGCCACCAACGCCAACGCCAACGCTGCCGCACAGGATTTCAACCGCGCCGCCGAACTGGCCCGCTACCGCTCGTGGCTGAAGGACTTCACCCAGGATCTCAACACGCTGTCCGCCACGCGCCGCCCGCTTGGCGACGCCCAGTTGGACGAGATGTTCGCGCGCACGGTCGTGCCGGGTTCCCGGGGCGCGGGCTTCATCCGCCAGACCTTCGCGCGGCGCGGCACGGACGGCACCTACACGGCCCAATCCGGGCCGCGCCGCGTGTTCCTGGGCGTCTTGGAAAGCGGCATTCCTGCCGGCCAGGGCGGGCGTTACCCCGAGACGGACCCCGCCCTGAATGTCGCCGACCTGACCGTCTGGTACCTGCACGTGGACGTGGGCGACATGACCAATACGTACCTGCTGTCAGGCGAACATTTCACGCCCTACCGGCTGCCCCCGCCCGGCAAGCTGGAACGCAAGGCCTACCCCTTCCTGCTGATGCAGACCGACCATGGCGCCTTGCGCCTGGGCGGCGTCAGCAGTGAACTCTGGGGCCTGATCGTCTATTTGCAAAATGCCGCGTATTAAGTCCGCCCTGCGCCTGCTGGCCGTGGCCACGCTACCGCTCGCCTCTACATGGGCGCATGCGCTGTGCCAGCCCATGGCGGCATCCGGCCAACGGGAAACCGTGGTCGCCGATGTGCGCCTGGACGACACCAACACGCTGCTGGCGCTGGATGGCTCGCGCATCAAGACGTGGGAGCCCCCCGTTGGCATACGAACCGGCCAGCGCGCCACGCCCTACCTCTGGGCCGAAGCCGTGGACTGGTCCGTATACACCGCCGAACCAGGCGCCACCATCGGCCCTACCCTGCTGCGATTCGAGCGCGGCCCGGATGGCGTCAGGCATGTCTGCGGCATCGCCGAATACAGCGCCCGTGCCGTACACGAGGCGATGGAATCCGGGCAGGCCTCGCTGCCCATGCCCGACAACGAAACGCGCTTTCTTTACGACGACGCGGGGCGGCTTGCCGGCTATGAACTGCGGTCGCGCAACGCGGCGGGCCGTGCCAACCCCACGCAGCATTTCTGCCTGCGCTATGACCGCCACGGCTGGCTGGCCGAACAGGGCGCCAACGCCTGCAACAAGCCTTCGCAACCGCTGATGCGCTACGTGCACGATGCGTCCGGCCGCCTGCTGCGCACGATTTCCTACCTGGAAAGACAAGGCGACGCGATTGAGGTCAGGGAGTTCGACGCGCAAGGCAAGCCTGCCCAGCGCACCCTGCGCCAACGGCTGGATTGGGACAACGACAGGGTGGTGCTGGGTTTGCCCTACCCAGAGCGCGCATCGGAATATTCCATTCTGGTGCTGCCCGGCCCGAACTGGGCGGCACCGGCGTTGGAGTCGTATCACTATGACTGGGCCATCGTGCAGCCCAAGGGCGATGGCCGCGAGGTCTACGCCGCCCGGCGGGACCCCACCGCCGTGCTCGCGCAGGGCAACAGCGGCCCGAACGGCCGCTTCACGCTAAGCGCCGCGCAACGTCGGCAGGTTTGGGATGCAGTGGGCCGGCACCCCGGCGGCGTGCAATGGCTATGGGCGCCGGGGCAGATCTACACACTGATGCAAGCCCTGCCCGACCAAGTCTGGCAGGCTTGCATCGACCCCGAGAACCGGCAAGCGAACGCCTGCAAGGCGCCCTAGGCGCTTTCTAGCTACTTTCAGCAGGCGGCCGGGTCGCGCCGGGACGGCGCAGATAATCCACCAGCGCCACCGTCGCGCTGTCGGGTGGCGGGGTCAGCAAAGACACCACGATGATCGTCAGGAAGGCCACCGGCGCGCCGAACACGCCCGCCGCAATCGGCTGTATGCCCCACCACAAATCCACCGGTTGGATGCGCGAGATGCCCAGCACCGATTCGCGCAGCCACGGATGCGTGTAGGTCATATAGGCGAAGGTCACCAACAAGCCCGCCGCCATTCCCAAGGTGGCGCCCCATTTGTTGGCGCGCCGCCAGAACACCCCCATCACCAGCGCGGGAAAGAACGACGAGGCCGCGAACGAGAACGCCGCCGACACCATGAATAGAATGTCGGCGGGTTTGCGCGCCGCCACCCAGGCCGCGCCAAACGCCACCACCAGCAGCAGAATCTTCGACACCATCACGCGGCGCGCGGCCGACATGCGCGGCGACACCATCCGGTACCACATGTCATGCGACAGGGAATTGGACAAGGTCAGCAGCAGGCCGTCGGCCGTGGACAGGGCCGCGGCCAACCCGCCCGCCGCGACCAGCCCCGAAATCACATAAGGCAGGCCGCCGATTTCCGGCATGGCCAGCACCACGACGTCCGCCCCCATGCTGATTTCGCTTAACTGCACGACGCCGTCGCGGTTGATGTCGGTGACATCCAGCAGGTTGCTGTCAACCGCGCTCCAGGCATGCACCCAGTTGGGCAGGCTCAGGAAGTTGGAGCCGACCACCTGCGTGTAGACCTCGTACTTGACCAGCAGCGCCAGCGCGGGCGCCATGAAATACAGCAGCAGGATGAACAGCAGCGACCAGCACACCGACTTGCGCGCCTCGATCACCGAGGGCGTGGTGTATGAGCGCATCAATATGTGCGGCATTCCCGCCGTGCCCAGCATCAGGCACAGCACCAGCGCCAGGAAGTTGATGCGCATGTTGCGCTGTTCCTCGGGGTCCTTGGCGGGGAACGGTTCGGCGTGCGGCGTGGCGGGCGCGGCCCGCGCCTCGAAGGTGGCGCGCGCCTGCGACCAGGCCACCCGCGCATCTTCCACGCTGGCGGGGTAGGCGGCCAGTTCGCGCTCGACCGATCGGATGTCGACCATGGGCGCTTCGGTGGCGCTCAATTGCGCCAGGCGGCTGCGCAGCTTGTCTTTTTCCAGCGTCCAGGATTCCGGCAACGTCTGCACACGCTTGGCCATTTCATCGGCATGCTGCTGCCACAGCCGGCGCACCTCGATCTCGGAAGGATCATTCTGCAGATAGATCTCTTTTTCGGTCACCTGCTGCAGCACCACGCCCGCGGACAACTGCGGCACGGGCATGTTCGTATGCTTGACCGACAGCCACACCACCGGCACCAGGTAGGCAATGACCAGGATGATGTACTGGCCCACCTGCGTCCACGTGACGGCGCGCATGCCGCCCAGAAACGAGCACACCAGCATGCCGCCCAGCGCAACGAAGATACCCAGTTCGAACGAAATGCCGGTCATGCGCGTGGTGATGATGCCCACGCCGTAGATCTGCGCGACCAGATAGGTGAACGAGCACAGGATGGCGCAGGCCACACCGGCCAGGCGCGGCAAGTTGCCGCCGTAGCGCGCGCCCATGAAATCGGGGATGGTGTACTGACCAAAACGCCGCAGGTAGGGCGCCAGCAGCATGGCGACCAGCACATAGCCGCCCGTCCAGCCCAGGATGTAGGCCAGGCCGCCGTAACCCGTCAGGTACAACGTGCCCGCCACGCCGATGAAGGAGGCCACGGACATCCAGTCGGCGGCCGTGGCCATGCCGTTGTAGATGGCGGGCACACGCCGCCCGGCCACGTAGTATTCCACTTGGTCCGACGTGCGGCAGACGATGCCGATACCCGCGTACAAGCTCACCGTGACCAGCAGGAACACATAGCCGATCCAGTTGCGCGGCATGCCCAGCACTTCGGCCAGCGCCAGCAACAGAATCATCAGCGCAAAGCCCGCCGTGTACAGCACGTAGATACGCCGCAGCCGGATCTTGAATTCCTGGGGTGTATCTCCGCTGAAAAACGGCATCAGCGGTCTCCCCCGGCAGGGTCGGCATCTTCTTCAGCCAACTCATCAGCGCTGTTCATGACCCGGGCGTAGATACCAATGATGATCAGATAAGCCAGGGGTGCGCCATAAGCCGCCATCCAGAAGGCGAACGGCCAGCCGATGAAATCAAAGCTGAGCCTGCGGGCGAAGAAGGTAGGCACGAACGTCAGCGCCGCCCAGACGACAAGCAGCAACAGGATCAGCCGCAAATTGCGGCGCCAATAGGGAGTCGGGGTGGAAACAGGAAGAGGTGCGCGGGATTTCGGCATAGCTAGGATGTTTGCAGACCCTACCTGGATAGCGCGAAACGCTGCGTCTGAAAAGCCCTTGCGGCAGAAATTCAGGCTTTTTATGCGACAACGGCTGGCACTACCTGGTGCCAGCCGCTGTGCGTTTTGCTTTTTTTGAGTACTGCTTTACTTTTTTTATGTACCGGTGCCGCCGGTATTTGCCCATGCAGGGCTTTGTCTCCTCACCTGCATGGGAAGAGATTCTGCACCATGTGCGGGATTGTCACACTAGGGGAATGCCCTAAGACGGAGCATTCATTTACATATTCCATGCCCCACAGTGGTGCGAAATGACCACAAAGTTCTAAATATTGGGATTTTCTGGCTGAAATCCCGGAATTGAGCCGAATTCAGGAATCCCGCCCGTCCCGAAATATGACGCTTGCCACCGCGCGATGCCCGGAATCGGGCGTGGCGTGCCCTCCTTCCCCCGGGGCTGCATTTCACCTGGCCAGGGCGGCGTTTATTTCTTGTTTACGCCCCGTCCCCGAAGCTATATCCCGTTTTTACCCCCCGCTCCGTAACCTGCCGGTGTCCTGCTTTGGTCACCTGGCCTGCCCGGCGCGCATCCGCTTTCGCCGCGCAGGCCCGTCGTTCGAAGGGAGCGCCGCTCCCGGGAGGAAAAACGTGGATGCCATCTATATCACCGCCTTCGCCGTCATGGCTGGGCTGACATTCGGCCTGCTGCAGTTCTGCGCCAGCTTGTCGTCGGGAGAGCCGTCATGAACTGGCTCTATGCATTCAGCGGCCTGACGGCCGCGGCGCTGTTCGTCTACCTGCTGGTGGCGCTGTTCAAACCGGAGAAATTCTGATGA containing:
- a CDS encoding N-acyl-D-amino-acid deacylase family protein — its product is MYDTLIGNVRVLDGTGGPEYRASVALADGRIAAIGALPGAQARQIIDGTDLALAPGFIDVHTHDDTNVIRTPGMLPKLSQGVTTVVVGNCGISASPVSLRADPPDPMNLLGSRDDFAYPSFSDYTRAIEAAQPAVNVAALVGHTALRSNHMDRLDRVATRDEVLAMREQLREALAHGAIGLSTGLAYASAIEADTDEVKLLAEALDEFGALYTTHLRSEFAAILDAMQEAFDIARHARVPVVVSHLKCAGAGNWGRTKEVLFTLENAGRMQHVGCDCYPYSASSSTLDLKQVTDEFDIDITWSVPHPEQARRKLADIATDWGVSLMDAARRLQPAGAVYHNMHEDDVRRVLSHPLTMVGSDGLPNDPMPHPRLWGAFPRVLGHYSRDVGLLPLIQAVHKMTGLSAARFGLTERGLVREGYHADLVLFNPDTVIDRATFAAPVQTAAGIEAVWVNGALSYRHGQSTGERAGRWLPRNGDLRASFAAASPYSSASTQI
- a CDS encoding RidA family protein, which encodes MSKAPTPDSNGITRYGVAGGTGQGGSHMPFARAVAADGWLHVSGQVPMENGEVIEGGTVAQCHKAIQQLLAILKEAGYGPEHVVRCGVWLDDARDFPSFNKVFKEYFGENPPARACVQSSLMVDAKVEIDCVAYKRP
- the lolA gene encoding outer membrane lipoprotein chaperone LolA, which gives rise to MKTFRRLAVVAALSLAPALSFAASAQEQLKSFVATVTSATGSFSQYTVNNQGRTQPAQTGVFSFQRPGKFKWAVQKPYEQLVVSDGRVLFQFDPDLAQVTERRVDAAIGTSPAAILFGSGSLEQSFDVSALPSKDGVDWLRAKPRTADAGFSRVDIGMKDNLPVRVELLDSFGQTTRVDLSAINANPTLPAKEFQFTAPQGVDIVKM
- a CDS encoding DNA translocase FtsK produces the protein MPRISTASPRASRNTRNGPSPLQTRISALLREARWILFAALAAWLTLVLATWSASDPGWSHSVPGDVVRNHGGRLGAYLADILLYLFGFSAWWWVILLLHRVRAGYRRLASQLKVTNGKQPEVLPRVHWEEGIGFFLLLIGSLGMEALRLASHGTHLPGASETASGAGGVIGHMLADLISRSIGFTGSTLAFLVMLAIGLSLFFSFSWLAVAERVGAWLEGLVRRVRDSYAAREDRKVGQVAKAVRTEQVVAKQEKLVHEQPVRIEPAITVVPKSERVEKEKQQSLFFAPSGGAEGDLPAISLLDPPLTNQETVSAETIEFTSRLIEKKLADFGVSVTVVAAQAGPVITRYEIEPATGVKGSQIVNLAKDLARALSLVSIRVVETIPGKNLMGLELPNPRRQMVRLSEILGSQTYHASHSVVTMALGKDIAGNPVVADLAKMPHLLVAGTTGSGKSVGINAMILSLLYKADASHTRLILIDPKMLEMSVYEGIPHLLAPVVTDMRQASNALNWCVGEMEKRYRLMSKMGVRNLAGYNTKIRDAIKREEPIPNPFSLTPDQPEPLAPLPTIVVVIDELADLMMVVGKKIEELIARLAQKARAAGIHLILATQRPSVDVITGLIKANIPTRIAFQVSSKIDSRTILDQMGAETLLGQGDMLYMPPGTGLPVRVHGAFCSDDEVHRVVENLKAQGEPNYIEGLLEGGVEGDNGEGASSVTGIGGDAESDPMYDQACEVVLKHRRASISLVQRHLRIGYNRAARLLEQMEQSGMVSAMQSNGNREILVPAAAAAAREEA
- the trxB gene encoding thioredoxin-disulfide reductase, whose product is MSTPTHAKVLILGSGPAGYTAAVYAARANLSPVLVTGLAQGGQLMTTTDVDNWPADADGVQGPDLMQRFQKHAERFNTEMLFDHIAKVDLSKRPFTLTGDTGKIYTCDALIIATGASAKYLGLPSEEAFMGRGVSGCATCDGFFYRNQDVVVVGGGNTAVEEALYLSNICRKVTLIHRRDKFRAEPILVDKLMSKVENGNMELKLFHTLEEVLGDNSGVTGVRVRHVDTGATEDMPVTGAFIAIGHQPNTEIFQGQLEMKDGYIVTKSGLSGMATMTSVPGVFAAGDVQDHVYRQAITSAGTGCMAALDAQRWLENAGQ
- a CDS encoding Smr/MutS family protein produces the protein MRGSKVGLADLKRLKKDLQAEREREALAKRVAVLKKPETAPMDDMAAFQRTMKSVTPIKQAARVEHKPVAEPAPALRRANALGETPSRADIGVSDGGEITHLLSEGGTAFVRSDAAPDTARNLRRGQWRAGAELDLHGLRVEQARHALLSFLDECQDHGIRCVRIVHGKGYGSEGLEPVLKDKARTWLVQKSEVLAFSEAPEREGGAGALLVLLRQSEGQRK
- a CDS encoding DMT family transporter gives rise to the protein MKWLYLGVAIIAEIFATSALKGSEGFTRLVPSIITVFGYLISFYFLSLTLREIPVGIAYAIWSGVGIVLISIVGAVLFKQHLDTPALIGIGLIIAGVVVMNVFSKSVSH
- a CDS encoding sodium:solute symporter family protein → MPFFSGDTPQEFKIRLRRIYVLYTAGFALMILLLALAEVLGMPRNWIGYVFLLVTVSLYAGIGIVCRTSDQVEYYVAGRRVPAIYNGMATAADWMSVASFIGVAGTLYLTGYGGLAYILGWTGGYVLVAMLLAPYLRRFGQYTIPDFMGARYGGNLPRLAGVACAILCSFTYLVAQIYGVGIITTRMTGISFELGIFVALGGMLVCSFLGGMRAVTWTQVGQYIILVIAYLVPVVWLSVKHTNMPVPQLSAGVVLQQVTEKEIYLQNDPSEIEVRRLWQQHADEMAKRVQTLPESWTLEKDKLRSRLAQLSATEAPMVDIRSVERELAAYPASVEDARVAWSQARATFEARAAPATPHAEPFPAKDPEEQRNMRINFLALVLCLMLGTAGMPHILMRSYTTPSVIEARKSVCWSLLFILLLYFMAPALALLVKYEVYTQVVGSNFLSLPNWVHAWSAVDSNLLDVTDINRDGVVQLSEISMGADVVVLAMPEIGGLPYVISGLVAAGGLAAALSTADGLLLTLSNSLSHDMWYRMVSPRMSAARRVMVSKILLLVVAFGAAWVAARKPADILFMVSAAFSFAASSFFPALVMGVFWRRANKWGATLGMAAGLLVTFAYMTYTHPWLRESVLGISRIQPVDLWWGIQPIAAGVFGAPVAFLTIIVVSLLTPPPDSATVALVDYLRRPGATRPPAESS
- a CDS encoding DUF4212 domain-containing protein, whose product is MPKSRAPLPVSTPTPYWRRNLRLILLLLVVWAALTFVPTFFARRLSFDFIGWPFAFWMAAYGAPLAYLIIIGIYARVMNSADELAEEDADPAGGDR
- the kdpF gene encoding K(+)-transporting ATPase subunit F, with product MNWLYAFSGLTAAALFVYLLVALFKPEKF